One part of the Neisseria zalophi genome encodes these proteins:
- a CDS encoding ABC transporter ATP-binding protein, with translation MLQLKHIHKHYGEKTVADDINLEVGDGKLLAILGRSGCGKSTLLKIIAGLVQADSGEVWINGTDHTQLPPEQRGISLVFQDYALLPHLNTLQNVAFGLKMQGIGRKESYPKAMEMLAEVGLGNEAQRRVESLSGGEQQRVALARALVTDPKLMLLDESFSSLDTGLRHHLRQFTADHIRRRNIPAVMVTHDPEEAFTLADHIALMDSGKILQTATPDALINRPVNARAARLIGAYNVNDTHYIPQQALHFNQAGGTICTVTQFSRLPDRNLLGMQHPQYGEILLLPDPAQTEGLDLQTGSQWPLRVDEDKIVWFDR, from the coding sequence ATGCTGCAACTCAAACACATTCATAAACACTATGGCGAAAAAACCGTTGCCGACGATATTAACCTTGAAGTCGGCGACGGCAAACTATTGGCCATCCTCGGGCGTTCCGGATGCGGAAAATCCACTTTATTAAAAATAATCGCCGGATTGGTGCAAGCCGATAGCGGCGAAGTATGGATAAACGGCACCGACCATACTCAGCTGCCGCCCGAGCAACGCGGCATTTCGCTGGTGTTTCAAGATTATGCCCTACTGCCCCACCTCAACACCCTGCAAAACGTTGCTTTTGGTCTCAAAATGCAAGGCATCGGGCGCAAAGAATCCTATCCCAAAGCCATGGAAATGTTGGCCGAAGTGGGTTTGGGCAACGAAGCACAACGGCGGGTGGAAAGCCTTTCCGGCGGCGAACAGCAACGTGTCGCCCTGGCGCGCGCTTTAGTCACCGATCCGAAACTGATGTTGCTCGACGAATCTTTTTCCAGCTTGGATACCGGCCTGCGCCACCATTTGCGGCAATTTACCGCCGACCATATCCGCCGCCGCAATATCCCCGCCGTGATGGTGACCCACGACCCGGAAGAAGCATTTACCCTCGCCGACCATATCGCGCTGATGGATAGCGGCAAAATCCTTCAGACGGCCACACCAGACGCCTTGATTAACCGACCGGTGAACGCACGGGCAGCGCGTTTAATCGGTGCTTATAATGTGAACGACACCCACTATATTCCCCAACAAGCACTGCATTTCAACCAAGCCGGCGGCACCATCTGCACCGTAACCCAATTTTCCCGCCTGCCCGACCGCAACCTGCTCGGTATGCAACACCCCCAATACGGCGAAATCTTACTACTGCCCGACCCCGCCCAAACCGAAGGCTTAGACCTGCAAACCGGCAGCCAATGGCCGCTGCGGGTAGACGAAGATAAAATTGTATGGTTCGACCGCTGA
- a CDS encoding ABC transporter permease — translation MARPRFISTLLIALLPLGFLAVMVVAPLIALALYDNASPVWQVLQDPYIQTRIGWTTLQALITCLLTLLTGVPIAWVLARLDFRGRRWILRLLMLPFVMPTLVAGMGVLALFGPHGLLWAGWDGTPYLLLYGNVFFNLPVLIRAAYQGFLQVPAARLYTAQTLGAGTWQRFWYVERPVLQPWLAGGMCLVFLYCFSGFGLAILLGGNRYATVEVEIYQLIAYELDMAQASVLVLLVLCITALAGLLYAWLSRRTASGRSIQPLPPSPPRSPAAKALLATAWLLLIVCCALPLLAVLLQAVQAGSSWQVWREADTLHAVWNTLRFTFSAMLLAMLLGIFHAALARRAAWVRGLTFLPFMVSPVCVAFGLLLLYPEWTASLPLLVSTYALLAYPFITKDLLAAWDGLPAGYTAAARSMGATPFQTAVSVTAPLLLPSLRRGLTLAAATCVGEFAATLFLSRPEWQTLTTLIYHYLGTAGADNHDRAMVLTAILMFIAFIVFILLDAVEKREQAV, via the coding sequence ATGGCACGCCCCCGTTTTATTTCCACCTTACTCATCGCCCTGTTGCCGCTGGGTTTTCTGGCCGTAATGGTTGTGGCGCCGCTGATTGCGCTGGCACTATACGACAACGCCAGCCCGGTGTGGCAGGTGTTGCAAGACCCTTACATTCAAACCCGTATCGGCTGGACGACCCTGCAAGCATTGATTACCTGTCTGCTCACCTTATTAACCGGCGTGCCGATTGCTTGGGTGTTAGCTAGGTTGGACTTTCGGGGGCGGCGTTGGATTTTGCGGCTGCTGATGCTGCCTTTTGTGATGCCGACCTTAGTGGCCGGTATGGGTGTATTGGCGCTGTTCGGTCCGCACGGTTTATTGTGGGCGGGTTGGGACGGCACGCCTTATTTATTGCTATACGGCAATGTGTTTTTCAATCTGCCCGTACTTATCCGCGCGGCCTATCAGGGCTTTTTACAAGTGCCCGCCGCACGGCTCTATACGGCGCAAACACTGGGTGCGGGCACTTGGCAACGCTTTTGGTATGTGGAAAGGCCGGTATTGCAGCCTTGGCTGGCCGGCGGCATGTGCTTGGTGTTTCTGTATTGTTTCTCAGGATTCGGGCTGGCAATACTCTTGGGCGGCAACCGCTATGCAACGGTTGAAGTGGAAATTTACCAACTGATTGCCTATGAATTGGATATGGCGCAAGCGTCGGTATTGGTTTTGCTGGTGTTGTGTATTACCGCATTGGCAGGGCTGCTTTACGCTTGGTTAAGCCGCCGTACCGCAAGCGGCCGCAGCATACAGCCGTTGCCGCCGTCCCCGCCCCGAAGCCCTGCAGCCAAAGCGCTGTTGGCCACTGCATGGCTATTGTTGATCGTGTGTTGTGCCCTGCCTTTATTGGCAGTATTGCTCCAAGCCGTTCAGGCCGGCAGCTCTTGGCAGGTATGGCGGGAAGCGGACACCCTGCATGCGGTATGGAATACGCTGCGCTTTACTTTTTCGGCCATGCTGTTGGCCATGCTGCTCGGCATTTTCCATGCCGCATTGGCTCGAAGGGCGGCATGGGTGCGCGGGCTGACTTTTCTGCCGTTTATGGTGTCGCCCGTTTGCGTGGCTTTCGGCCTGCTGCTGCTCTATCCCGAATGGACGGCTTCGCTGCCTTTATTGGTTTCCACCTACGCGCTGTTGGCCTATCCTTTTATCACCAAAGACCTACTGGCCGCATGGGACGGCCTACCCGCCGGCTATACGGCAGCCGCCCGCAGTATGGGCGCGACACCTTTTCAGACGGCCGTTTCGGTTACCGCCCCTTTATTGCTGCCCTCATTGCGGCGCGGCCTCACATTGGCCGCCGCCACTTGTGTGGGCGAATTTGCCGCCACCTTATTTTTATCCCGCCCCGAATGGCAAACACTTACCACTTTAATCTATCATTATCTCGGTACGGCCGGTGCCGACAATCACGACCGCGCCATGGTGCTGACGGCCATTTTAATGTTTATCGCCTTTATCGTTTTTATCTTGCTCGATGCCGTTGAAAAACGCGAACAGGCCGTCTGA
- the tldD gene encoding metalloprotease TldD codes for MPHTYQTVQRDLLEANQLSPEILSRNLKIIGSHHVDYADIYCQRTAFESWHLEEGMVKSGSFQIDQGVGVRAVSGDKTAFAYADSLDTSSIERSAQAVRAIGAAGGQTAKVQIPTPYYGKQIHTMDNPINGLDSAAKVALLHKVEALAKAADPRIVQVMAGLTCEYDLIYIARLDGKHAADIRPMIRLNVTVIAKQGDRREQGSAGGGGRYGLDYFDDERISSYVQKAVKQALTNLESRPAPAGAMTVVLGNGWPGVLLHEAVGHGLEGDFNRKETSAFAGRIGERVAAKGVTVVDQGDISNRRGSLNIDDEGNETRRTVLIEDGILTGYMQDETNARLMGVPVTGNGRRENYSSAPMPRMTNTFMENGSHDPEEIIASVDKGIYAVNFGGGQVDITSGKFVFSASEAWWVEGGKLQYPVKGATIIGNGPDVLKHVSMIGNDTALDSGVGVCGKDGQSVPVGVGQPTLRIDSGLIVGGSEV; via the coding sequence ATGCCTCACACCTACCAAACCGTACAACGTGATTTATTGGAAGCCAACCAACTTTCACCTGAAATACTCAGCCGTAACCTCAAGATTATCGGCAGTCATCATGTGGATTATGCCGATATTTATTGCCAACGCACTGCTTTTGAAAGCTGGCACTTAGAAGAAGGGATGGTGAAATCGGGCAGTTTCCAAATAGACCAAGGCGTCGGCGTGCGGGCGGTGTCGGGTGATAAAACCGCGTTTGCCTATGCCGATAGTTTGGATACCTCTTCGATTGAACGCTCCGCCCAAGCCGTGCGGGCAATCGGGGCGGCAGGCGGCCAAACGGCTAAGGTTCAGATTCCCACGCCTTATTACGGCAAACAGATCCATACTATGGACAATCCTATTAACGGATTAGATTCCGCCGCCAAAGTGGCACTCTTACACAAAGTCGAAGCCTTGGCCAAAGCGGCCGACCCCCGTATCGTACAAGTGATGGCGGGGCTGACCTGCGAATATGATTTGATTTATATCGCCCGCTTGGACGGCAAACATGCCGCCGATATCCGCCCGATGATCCGCCTGAATGTAACCGTGATTGCCAAACAGGGCGACCGCCGCGAACAAGGCAGTGCCGGTGGCGGCGGGCGTTACGGCTTGGATTATTTCGACGACGAACGCATCAGCAGCTATGTGCAAAAAGCGGTGAAACAAGCGCTTACCAATCTCGAATCCCGCCCCGCTCCGGCCGGCGCCATGACGGTTGTTTTGGGCAACGGCTGGCCGGGCGTGCTGCTGCACGAAGCGGTAGGGCACGGTTTGGAAGGGGATTTTAACCGTAAAGAAACCAGCGCCTTTGCCGGACGCATCGGCGAACGTGTTGCCGCCAAAGGCGTTACCGTCGTGGATCAGGGTGATATTAGCAACCGCCGCGGTTCGCTTAATATCGACGACGAAGGCAACGAAACCCGCCGTACCGTTTTAATCGAAGACGGTATTCTAACGGGCTATATGCAGGATGAAACCAATGCCCGCTTAATGGGCGTGCCGGTAACCGGCAACGGCCGCCGTGAAAATTATTCGTCCGCCCCCATGCCGCGCATGACCAATACCTTTATGGAAAACGGCAGCCATGATCCGGAAGAAATTATCGCTTCGGTCGATAAAGGGATTTACGCCGTAAACTTCGGCGGCGGCCAAGTGGATATTACCAGCGGCAAATTCGTGTTCAGCGCTTCCGAAGCGTGGTGGGTCGAAGGCGGCAAGCTGCAATATCCGGTCAAAGGCGCCACCATTATCGGCAACGGCCCCGATGTGTTGAAACACGTTTCCATGATCGGCAACGATACGGCTTTGGATAGCGGCGTGGGCGTGTGCGGCAAAGACGGCCAAAGCGTACCCGTCGGCGTTGGTCAGCCGACGTTGCGGATTGATTCCGGCCTGATTGTCGGCGGCAGCGAAGTATGA
- a CDS encoding ParA family protein, producing the protein MGINIIAVANQKGGVGKTTTVVNLAASLAAQKKRVLVIDLDPQGNATTGSGIDKSNISSGIYQVLLGEATIKEALLHSKNGGYDILAANRTLAGAEVELVQELAREMRLKNAVAAVTDDYDFILIDCPPTLTLLTLNGLVAANGVIVPMVCEYYALEGISDLVATIRKIRQAINPKLDILGIVRTLYDSRSRLSQEVSEQLQAHFGKQLFETTIPRNVRLAEAPSHGMPALAYDAKAKGTVAYLALADELLKRVAS; encoded by the coding sequence ATGGGCATCAATATTATCGCCGTTGCCAATCAAAAAGGCGGGGTCGGCAAAACCACAACCGTGGTGAATTTAGCCGCTTCATTGGCGGCGCAGAAAAAACGCGTATTGGTTATCGACCTCGACCCGCAAGGCAATGCCACCACCGGCAGCGGCATCGATAAAAGCAATATTTCCAGCGGCATTTATCAGGTTTTATTGGGTGAGGCCACAATTAAAGAGGCTTTATTGCACAGCAAAAACGGCGGCTACGATATTTTGGCGGCCAACCGCACGCTGGCCGGAGCGGAAGTGGAGCTTGTTCAGGAGCTTGCCCGCGAAATGCGTTTGAAAAACGCCGTGGCTGCGGTGACGGATGATTATGATTTTATATTGATAGACTGCCCGCCCACACTGACGCTACTGACCTTAAACGGCTTGGTGGCGGCCAACGGCGTGATTGTGCCGATGGTGTGCGAATATTATGCGCTTGAAGGGATTTCGGATTTGGTTGCCACCATTCGGAAAATCCGCCAAGCGATTAATCCGAAGCTGGATATTCTCGGCATTGTGCGCACACTTTACGACAGCCGTAGCCGCTTGTCGCAAGAGGTTTCCGAACAGCTTCAGGCGCATTTCGGCAAACAGCTTTTTGAAACGACCATTCCGCGCAATGTGCGCTTGGCCGAAGCCCCCAGCCACGGTATGCCCGCCTTGGCTTATGATGCCAAAGCCAAAGGCACGGTGGCTTATTTGGCTTTGGCAGACGAACTGTTGAAGCGCGTTGCCTCTTAA
- a CDS encoding 2,3-diphosphoglycerate-dependent phosphoglycerate mutase, producing MELVFIRHGQSEWNAKNLFTGWRDVKLSEKGLAEAAEAGRKLKEKGYLFDIAFTSVLTRAIKTCNIVLEESDQLWVPQIKTWRLNERHYGQLQGLDKKQTAEKYGDEQVHIWRRSYDTLPPLLDSNDEFSAHNDRRYAHLPADVVPDGENLKVTLTRVLPFWEDQIAPAILNGKRVLVAAHGNSLRALVKHIEGISDDDIMGVEIPTGQPLVYRLDDNLKVLDKFYL from the coding sequence ATGGAATTAGTATTTATCCGCCACGGGCAAAGCGAATGGAATGCCAAAAACCTGTTTACCGGCTGGCGCGATGTAAAATTAAGCGAAAAAGGTTTGGCGGAAGCGGCCGAAGCCGGACGGAAATTGAAAGAAAAAGGCTATTTATTCGACATCGCGTTCACTTCCGTTTTAACCCGTGCCATCAAAACCTGCAATATCGTGTTGGAAGAATCCGACCAATTATGGGTGCCGCAAATCAAAACTTGGCGCTTGAACGAACGCCACTACGGCCAGTTGCAAGGCTTGGATAAAAAACAAACCGCTGAAAAATACGGCGACGAGCAAGTGCATATCTGGCGCCGCAGCTACGACACCTTACCGCCCCTGCTCGACAGCAACGATGAATTTTCAGCACACAACGACCGCCGCTATGCCCACCTGCCTGCCGATGTGGTGCCCGACGGTGAAAACTTAAAAGTAACCCTAACGCGCGTCTTGCCCTTCTGGGAAGACCAAATCGCCCCCGCTATTTTGAACGGCAAACGTGTTTTGGTCGCCGCACACGGCAACAGCCTGCGTGCTTTGGTGAAACATATCGAAGGCATTTCCGACGACGATATTATGGGCGTTGAAATTCCAACCGGCCAACCGTTGGTATACCGTTTGGACGACAATTTGAAAGTATTGGATAAATTCTATCTTTAA
- the betB gene encoding betaine-aldehyde dehydrogenase encodes MEKLTAYINGAYIAENPQAETLQNINPANGEVLAEIQQSSADEIESAVQAAIAGQRIWAAMTAVERSRILLKAVAILRERNDELAKIETLDTGKPLSETLYVDVVTGADVIEYYAGLVPAIEGRQIPLRESSFVYTREEPLGVVAGIGAWNYPIQIAMWKAAPALAAGNAMIFKPSEVTPSGALKLAEIFTEAGLPDGVFNVVQGDWRVGEALSTHPQIAKVSFTGGVVTGKKVMSQAAASSLKDVTMELGGKSPLIICDDADLNLAADIAMMANFYSSGQVCTNGTRVFVPVKMKSAFEAKILERVERIRIGDPLDEQTNFGPLASFPHMEKVLGYIEKGKAEGATLLTGGTRLQDGALAQGAYVAPTVFTDCTDEMAIAREEIFGPVMSILPYTTEEEVIVRANNTEYGLAAGVVSRDIKRAHRVIGQIQAGICWVNAWGESPAQMPVGGYKQSGVGRENGIQTLMHYTQTKSVQVELGDYQSVF; translated from the coding sequence ATGGAAAAATTAACCGCCTATATTAACGGCGCCTATATTGCCGAGAACCCACAAGCCGAAACCCTGCAAAACATTAATCCTGCCAACGGCGAAGTGCTGGCCGAGATTCAGCAAAGCAGTGCTGATGAAATTGAAAGTGCCGTACAGGCCGCAATTGCCGGACAAAGGATTTGGGCGGCGATGACGGCGGTAGAACGCAGCCGTATTTTATTAAAAGCCGTAGCCATTTTGCGCGAACGCAATGACGAATTGGCCAAAATCGAAACCTTGGATACCGGCAAACCGTTGTCGGAAACGCTGTATGTAGATGTGGTAACCGGTGCCGACGTAATTGAATACTATGCCGGATTGGTGCCGGCTATCGAAGGCCGCCAAATTCCGTTGCGCGAAAGCAGCTTTGTTTATACCCGCGAAGAGCCGCTTGGCGTGGTGGCCGGTATCGGCGCGTGGAACTATCCGATTCAGATTGCCATGTGGAAAGCCGCACCGGCTTTGGCAGCCGGCAATGCCATGATTTTCAAGCCCAGCGAAGTCACGCCGAGCGGGGCTTTAAAACTGGCGGAAATTTTCACCGAAGCAGGTTTGCCCGATGGCGTGTTTAACGTGGTGCAGGGCGATTGGCGCGTAGGTGAAGCATTGAGCACCCATCCGCAGATTGCCAAAGTATCGTTTACCGGCGGCGTGGTGACCGGTAAAAAAGTGATGTCGCAAGCAGCCGCTTCATCCTTAAAAGATGTGACGATGGAACTGGGCGGCAAATCACCGCTGATTATTTGCGACGATGCCGATTTAAATCTGGCGGCCGATATTGCCATGATGGCCAATTTTTACAGCTCCGGCCAAGTGTGTACCAACGGTACCCGCGTGTTTGTGCCGGTGAAAATGAAGTCTGCTTTCGAAGCCAAAATTTTAGAACGTGTGGAACGTATCCGTATCGGCGATCCGCTTGATGAGCAAACCAATTTCGGCCCGTTGGCCAGCTTCCCGCATATGGAAAAAGTGTTGGGCTATATTGAAAAAGGCAAAGCGGAAGGCGCAACATTGCTCACCGGCGGCACCCGTTTGCAAGATGGTGCATTGGCGCAGGGGGCTTATGTGGCGCCGACGGTATTCACCGATTGCACCGATGAAATGGCGATTGCCCGCGAAGAAATTTTCGGCCCGGTAATGAGTATTTTGCCCTATACCACCGAAGAAGAAGTGATTGTCCGCGCCAACAATACCGAATATGGTTTGGCGGCAGGCGTGGTATCGCGTGATATTAAGCGCGCCCACCGTGTGATCGGTCAGATTCAGGCCGGTATCTGTTGGGTGAATGCGTGGGGCGAATCGCCGGCGCAAATGCCCGTAGGCGGTTATAAACAATCGGGTGTTGGTCGCGAAAACGGTATTCAAACCCTCATGCACTATACGCAAACCAAATCGGTGCAGGTTGAATTGGGCGATTATCAGTCGGTATTCTGA
- a CDS encoding alpha-hydroxy-acid oxidizing protein, which yields MSSNKNLLNTPSEEKEKSASAILKDNGISRRKLLAAGAGLGALPLLGTRAFAANNNSAAAAATATRARSSAYGASTAEKAIKVVGLDRLEKEASKVIPKAGFAFVSGAAGAEWTMHENRRAFNDYRIAAKRLVGLSRDDIDISTKLLGLNMPSPVMVAPMGAHAMVHERGEIDTSRGAGLANTLYCSSGASNATLEEIARATTGPKWFQLYYNNDEAVTRSLLTRAKKAGFTAIILTADALGPGQPEEFQAMGSPFRPDRNFGNHDPKKGGSGNFFNQKTSLTTKDVQFIKQFTGLPVIVKGILRPDDADKFIRAGADAIQVSNHGGRQIDGVPASMTALPAIAKAVNKRVPIILDGGVRYGIDIVRAIAMGADAVAVGRPMLYGLAMGGAQGVKSVIDYLNNDLKSAMLLSGAAKLSDLNSSYIDIVGENEKFDTYNG from the coding sequence ATGAGTTCAAACAAAAACTTATTAAACACTCCATCAGAAGAAAAGGAAAAATCCGCTTCAGCCATTCTGAAAGACAACGGCATCTCCAGACGCAAACTTTTAGCTGCCGGTGCCGGACTGGGTGCATTGCCCTTATTGGGAACCCGCGCATTTGCGGCCAATAACAATTCTGCGGCTGCTGCAGCTACGGCAACACGTGCCCGCTCTTCTGCTTACGGTGCCAGCACAGCAGAGAAAGCAATTAAAGTTGTCGGCTTGGACCGTTTGGAAAAAGAAGCCAGCAAAGTCATTCCTAAAGCAGGTTTCGCATTCGTATCAGGTGCTGCCGGTGCTGAATGGACCATGCACGAAAACCGCCGTGCTTTTAATGATTACCGCATTGCCGCCAAGCGTTTGGTTGGTTTGTCTCGCGACGACATCGATATCTCTACCAAATTACTGGGCTTGAATATGCCTTCTCCTGTTATGGTTGCACCTATGGGCGCACACGCCATGGTTCACGAAAGAGGTGAAATCGATACATCCCGCGGTGCCGGCCTAGCCAATACCTTATACTGCTCATCCGGTGCATCAAATGCTACTTTGGAAGAAATCGCCCGCGCCACTACCGGCCCAAAATGGTTCCAGTTGTATTACAACAATGACGAAGCCGTTACCCGCTCACTGTTAACCCGTGCCAAAAAAGCCGGTTTCACTGCTATCATTTTAACTGCCGATGCCTTAGGCCCGGGTCAACCTGAAGAATTCCAAGCTATGGGCAGCCCTTTCCGTCCGGATAGAAACTTCGGTAACCACGATCCGAAAAAAGGCGGTTCAGGCAACTTCTTTAACCAAAAAACATCATTAACCACTAAAGACGTTCAATTTATCAAACAATTTACCGGCCTGCCTGTGATTGTTAAAGGTATTTTGCGTCCTGACGATGCTGACAAATTCATCCGTGCCGGAGCCGATGCCATTCAGGTTTCCAACCATGGTGGCCGCCAAATCGACGGCGTTCCTGCCAGCATGACTGCATTGCCTGCTATTGCTAAAGCGGTTAACAAACGTGTACCGATTATTTTAGATGGCGGCGTTCGCTATGGTATCGATATTGTCCGTGCTATTGCCATGGGTGCCGATGCTGTTGCCGTGGGTCGTCCTATGCTTTACGGTTTGGCTATGGGCGGTGCTCAAGGTGTGAAATCAGTCATTGACTACCTCAACAACGACTTGAAATCTGCCATGTTGTTGTCTGGCGCGGCCAAATTGTCTGATTTAAACTCAAGCTATATTGACATCGTTGGTGAAAACGAAAAATTTGACACCTACAATGGCTAA